One stretch of Paenibacillus sp. AN1007 DNA includes these proteins:
- a CDS encoding YojF family protein, giving the protein MQLIQPQDIQLRLDRLVNQDIYMHLEMTTGAYAQHYDSSRHPASAFITNAAIRYTQGSISGEGPYRVGLKTTDGWVYAEGLTHIDEQEQERLIMAGHDSQGKLVVALELSREKF; this is encoded by the coding sequence ATGCAACTGATACAACCACAAGATATCCAGCTTCGGCTCGATCGCCTTGTCAATCAGGATATATATATGCATCTTGAAATGACGACGGGCGCTTATGCTCAACATTACGATAGTTCACGGCATCCGGCTTCGGCATTTATCACCAATGCGGCCATTCGATATACACAAGGCTCCATTTCAGGTGAAGGACCATACCGAGTCGGTCTGAAGACGACAGATGGCTGGGTATATGCAGAAGGGCTTACCCATATTGATGAGCAGGAACAAGAAAGACTGATTATGGCCGGCCATGACAGCCAAGGCAAACTGGTTGTTGCGCTCGAGCTGAGCCGGGAGAAGTTCTAA
- the metE gene encoding 5-methyltetrahydropteroyltriglutamate--homocysteine S-methyltransferase, translated as MTKSSVLGYPRIGADREWKKALEAFWSGKLEENELHAKLQEIRLDHLRKQQAKGIDLIPVNDFSYYDHILDTAVMFGIVPKRFAYNGGTVPLSVYYGIARGTKDAAASEMTKWFNTNYHYIVPELNDASPVLTENKPLIAYLEAKEKLGIEGKPVIVGPLTFLKLSKGYSASETDAWLDQLLPLYTQVLQELADAGVQWVQIDEPVLVTKLNDADIQRLNRIYAAFASAVPGLNIVLQTYFESVENYKQIITLPVQGIGLDFVHGLEGNLQSIQTHGFPADKVLGAGIIDGRGIWKASLQDKLTLLGTLTSLVTPERLIVQSSCSLLHVPVTTEREAKLAPELKNALAFADEKLDEIVILTKALSHSDAAITAKINEAELELQALQRSEDRNRKAVHEAVASIRVQEPKRSRPFAERHAAQQEKWQLPLFPTTTIGSFPQTSEVRKARQQWRKNELSNEQYASFIRDQIDSWINIQEEIGIDVLVHGEFERTDMVEFFGEKLAGFAFTQYGWVQSYGSRCVKPPVIFGDVEFIGEMTVEETKYAQSKTDRPVKGMLTGPITIMNWSFVREDVERETIAYQLAYALRQEVEALEKAGIGMIQVDEPAVREGLPLKEHKQADYLDWAVKAFRISTCTVQETTQIHTHMCYCEFHDMIDSIEAMDADVISIETSRSHGELIHSFEENTYELGIGLGVYDIHSPRVPSVEEMSSMIDRALRVLDPKLFWINPDCGLKTRGQEETVASLKNMVEAARIARAKNAAAPVLK; from the coding sequence ATGACAAAAAGCAGCGTATTGGGGTATCCGCGGATCGGAGCCGATCGGGAATGGAAAAAAGCACTGGAGGCGTTCTGGTCAGGAAAATTAGAAGAGAATGAACTTCATGCGAAGTTGCAAGAGATTCGTTTAGACCACCTGCGCAAGCAGCAAGCCAAAGGTATCGACCTGATTCCGGTAAACGACTTCAGCTATTATGATCATATTCTGGACACAGCCGTGATGTTTGGTATTGTGCCAAAACGCTTCGCTTATAACGGAGGTACAGTACCTCTCTCCGTCTACTACGGCATCGCCCGAGGAACGAAAGATGCCGCCGCTAGTGAAATGACCAAATGGTTCAATACGAACTATCACTATATTGTACCTGAACTGAACGATGCTTCGCCGGTTTTAACCGAGAATAAACCGCTAATCGCCTATCTCGAGGCCAAAGAGAAACTCGGCATTGAGGGCAAACCGGTTATCGTTGGACCGCTGACCTTCCTGAAGCTCTCGAAAGGCTACAGTGCATCCGAAACGGACGCTTGGCTAGATCAGCTGCTTCCTCTCTACACTCAGGTACTGCAAGAACTTGCAGACGCTGGCGTACAGTGGGTACAGATTGATGAGCCGGTTCTTGTCACCAAATTGAATGACGCAGATATCCAGCGTCTGAACAGAATCTATGCAGCCTTTGCATCCGCTGTTCCGGGTTTGAATATTGTACTGCAAACGTACTTCGAATCTGTGGAAAACTATAAGCAGATCATCACATTACCGGTTCAAGGCATCGGCCTTGATTTCGTACATGGTCTTGAAGGTAATCTGCAATCCATTCAAACTCATGGTTTTCCGGCAGACAAAGTGCTTGGAGCAGGCATCATTGATGGTCGCGGCATCTGGAAAGCATCCCTTCAGGACAAGCTGACACTGCTGGGCACCCTGACTTCACTCGTTACCCCTGAAAGGTTAATTGTGCAGTCATCCTGCAGCCTGCTGCATGTGCCTGTGACAACCGAGCGGGAAGCAAAACTGGCTCCCGAGCTGAAAAACGCCCTTGCTTTTGCAGATGAAAAGCTGGATGAGATCGTTATTCTGACAAAAGCACTGTCACACAGTGATGCTGCCATTACCGCTAAAATTAACGAAGCGGAGCTGGAACTGCAGGCGCTGCAGCGTTCTGAAGATCGCAATCGCAAAGCGGTACACGAAGCTGTTGCTTCCATCCGTGTACAAGAGCCTAAACGCTCACGCCCATTTGCTGAGCGTCATGCTGCCCAACAGGAGAAATGGCAGCTGCCGCTCTTCCCGACTACAACGATCGGAAGCTTCCCGCAAACGTCTGAAGTACGGAAAGCACGCCAGCAATGGCGTAAAAACGAACTGAGCAATGAACAGTATGCTTCCTTTATCCGTGATCAGATTGACAGCTGGATTAACATCCAAGAAGAAATCGGCATTGACGTGTTGGTTCATGGTGAGTTCGAGCGTACCGACATGGTTGAGTTTTTCGGAGAGAAGCTCGCAGGGTTTGCCTTTACGCAATATGGCTGGGTGCAGTCCTATGGATCACGCTGCGTGAAACCGCCGGTTATTTTCGGGGATGTCGAATTTATAGGTGAAATGACGGTGGAGGAAACCAAATATGCACAGTCGAAAACAGATCGTCCTGTAAAAGGCATGCTGACCGGACCGATCACCATCATGAACTGGTCTTTTGTACGGGAAGATGTTGAACGGGAGACGATCGCTTATCAGCTGGCTTATGCACTTAGACAAGAGGTTGAAGCTCTTGAAAAAGCAGGCATCGGCATGATTCAAGTCGATGAACCTGCCGTTCGGGAAGGCCTGCCGCTTAAGGAGCATAAACAAGCTGATTATCTGGATTGGGCTGTCAAAGCATTCCGCATCTCGACATGCACCGTACAGGAAACAACCCAAATTCATACGCATATGTGCTATTGCGAATTCCACGATATGATTGATTCCATTGAAGCGATGGATGCAGACGTTATCTCGATCGAAACATCCCGCAGCCACGGTGAGCTGATTCACAGCTTCGAGGAGAATACCTATGAGCTCGGTATTGGACTTGGCGTATATGACATCCACAGCCCGCGTGTGCCAAGCGTGGAAGAAATGAGCAGCATGATCGACCGTGCGCTGCGTGTGCTTGATCCGAAACTGTTCTGGATCAATCCGGACTGCGGTTTGAAAACCCGTGGACAGGAAGAAACCGTTGCTTCCCTGAAAAATATGGTCGAGGCTGCACGGATTGCGCGAGCAAAGAATGCTGCGGCTCCGGTACTGAAATAA
- a CDS encoding DUF817 domain-containing protein, with protein MKPIIQLLHFGYHQAMSCIFPVAIFGTLALSSVFQFPYIYRYDAILLILLAIQCIMLRSGLETWDEIKVICLFHLIGLMLEIYKVHMGSWSYPEPGYTKILGVPLYSGFMYASVASFMCQIWRRLRMDMTGWPGMVPSFLLGGAIYLNFFTHHFIPDFRWWLTALVFIVFWKTWIIYRVRSATYRMPLSLAFIIVGFFIWLAENIATFFNGWKYPDQHDSWQLVSFSKISSWFLLVIISVIIVAQLKYVKANRAVK; from the coding sequence ATGAAACCGATCATCCAACTATTACACTTCGGCTATCACCAAGCCATGAGCTGCATCTTTCCTGTGGCCATATTTGGTACACTGGCTCTTTCAAGTGTCTTCCAATTCCCTTATATCTATCGTTATGATGCGATCCTGCTCATCCTGCTCGCCATCCAATGTATAATGCTGCGCAGCGGACTGGAGACATGGGACGAAATCAAGGTGATCTGCCTGTTTCACTTGATCGGTCTGATGTTGGAAATCTACAAAGTACATATGGGATCTTGGTCTTACCCTGAACCGGGATATACTAAAATACTTGGCGTCCCGCTCTACAGCGGATTTATGTATGCCAGTGTAGCGAGCTTCATGTGTCAAATCTGGCGCAGGCTGCGTATGGATATGACCGGCTGGCCTGGCATGGTTCCGTCTTTTCTGCTCGGCGGAGCCATCTATCTTAATTTTTTCACTCATCACTTTATTCCGGATTTTCGCTGGTGGCTGACAGCGCTCGTATTTATTGTCTTCTGGAAAACATGGATTATCTACCGGGTACGCTCTGCGACATACCGGATGCCGCTGTCCCTTGCCTTCATTATAGTCGGTTTCTTTATCTGGCTGGCGGAGAACATCGCCACCTTCTTTAATGGCTGGAAATATCCGGATCAGCATGACAGCTGGCAGCTCGTGAGCTTCAGCAAGATCAGTTCCTGGTTCTTGCTGGTCATTATCAGTGTGATTATCGTGGCTCAGCTCAAATATGTGAAAGCGAACCGCGCAGTGAAATAG
- a CDS encoding redoxin domain-containing protein: protein MENKPQQNEPMIRKKRGFQVRRILTIVTMIAALFAGIWAVTTNWSDSESKRSNPIRTGAEAPDFTAVNSKGEQVRLSDYRGRAVMINFWASWCTPCVREMPLVHDLAQQNANNVETLFVNVGESKGTINEFMKSHQFDFPVIIDAAGKVSSLYRITGLPATMVIDRSGQFRHILLGELTEDIPLQQWLKESM from the coding sequence ATGGAAAACAAACCGCAGCAGAATGAGCCGATGATCAGGAAAAAGCGTGGATTTCAAGTCAGACGTATATTAACGATTGTGACTATGATTGCAGCTTTGTTCGCTGGCATATGGGCCGTTACGACGAATTGGTCCGATTCCGAGTCGAAACGCAGCAATCCCATCCGGACAGGAGCCGAAGCTCCCGATTTTACAGCGGTGAATTCCAAAGGAGAGCAGGTACGGTTATCCGATTACCGGGGCCGAGCCGTGATGATCAACTTCTGGGCTTCCTGGTGCACACCTTGTGTAAGAGAAATGCCGCTAGTTCATGATTTAGCACAGCAGAACGCAAATAACGTAGAGACACTATTTGTCAATGTGGGGGAGAGCAAAGGTACCATCAACGAGTTTATGAAAAGCCATCAGTTCGATTTCCCGGTAATCATTGATGCAGCGGGTAAGGTATCGAGTCTGTATCGTATTACGGGTCTGCCAGCCACAATGGTCATTGATCGCTCGGGGCAGTTCCGCCATATTTTGCTCGGTGAACTGACAGAGGACATTCCCCTGCAGCAATGGCTGAAAGAGAGCATGTGA
- a CDS encoding SDR family NAD(P)-dependent oxidoreductase: MNIDHETRTQQHGIDSGFDKNSTADEVLHGLDLSGRLAVVTGGYSGLGLETTRALVRAGAHVVVTARRPDAAREALADLEHVEVDELDLADLSSIRAFAARFLAAGRSIDMLILNAGIMACPETRVGPGWEAQFAVNHLGHFALTNLLWPALVHEGGARVVSLSSAGHHFSPIRWHDIHFEQGYEKFPAYGQSKTAVSLFTVELDRLGKPYGVRAFAVHPGGIMTPLQRHMPKEEMVTLGWIDESGSVANPAFKSPEQGAAAQVWAAASPKLEGFGGVYCEDCNISEMAPEDGGFYGVKPYAIDAEQAERLWALSAELTNTDIPVSGRE, translated from the coding sequence ATGAACATTGATCATGAAACAAGAACGCAGCAGCATGGGATTGATTCAGGTTTTGATAAGAACAGTACGGCGGATGAGGTCCTGCATGGATTAGATTTGTCCGGGCGTCTCGCTGTCGTGACAGGTGGTTATTCCGGTCTGGGACTCGAGACCACGCGTGCTCTGGTTCGTGCAGGAGCACATGTTGTCGTCACTGCACGCAGACCAGACGCAGCGCGTGAAGCTTTGGCCGATCTTGAACATGTCGAAGTGGACGAGCTGGACCTTGCTGATCTGTCCAGTATTCGTGCCTTTGCTGCACGTTTTCTGGCAGCCGGTCGCAGTATCGACATGTTAATCTTGAATGCAGGCATTATGGCTTGTCCAGAAACTCGTGTCGGTCCGGGATGGGAAGCCCAATTTGCTGTAAACCATCTTGGACATTTTGCACTCACGAATCTGTTATGGCCTGCTTTGGTTCACGAAGGCGGCGCTCGTGTCGTTTCCCTTTCCTCGGCAGGGCATCATTTCTCACCGATCCGCTGGCATGATATTCATTTTGAACAGGGATACGAGAAGTTCCCCGCCTACGGTCAGTCCAAAACAGCGGTCAGCTTGTTTACGGTGGAACTCGACAGACTTGGCAAGCCGTATGGAGTTCGTGCGTTTGCCGTACATCCGGGCGGAATTATGACTCCGCTGCAGCGCCATATGCCCAAGGAGGAGATGGTTACTCTCGGATGGATTGATGAATCGGGCAGCGTGGCGAATCCGGCATTCAAATCACCTGAGCAGGGTGCGGCAGCCCAAGTCTGGGCTGCCGCATCTCCCAAGCTTGAAGGCTTCGGCGGTGTGTACTGTGAAGACTGTAACATCAGTGAAATGGCTCCCGAAGACGGTGGATTTTACGGTGTGAAACCTTACGCTATTGATGCAGAGCAGGCGGAGCGCCTATGGGCATTATCTGCCGAACTGACTAACACGGATATTCCGGTAAGCGGGCGGGAGTAA
- the murB gene encoding UDP-N-acetylmuramate dehydrogenase has translation MNIFENHIPEEKVKFNEPLKNHTFIQIGGKADILVHPTTVEEITKVVEIANSHQLPLTVIGKGSNVIIKDGGIRGVTISLSRFDQIKVDGTRIMAQSGSDIIDVSRTALDYSLTGLEFACGIPGSTGGALYMNAGAYGGQIADVIEKATVITRDGSIAVIPREEMKLSYRNSLFKMDHYIILDAEFTLNIGDKEQISSKMKELTFLRESKQPLEYPSCGSVFKRPEGYFAGKLIQDCQLQGTRIGGAEISMKHAGFIVNVDHATAKDYEDLIQFIQKKVWDTFQVELETEVIFLGEY, from the coding sequence ATGAACATTTTTGAGAACCACATACCTGAGGAAAAAGTAAAATTTAATGAACCGCTAAAAAACCATACGTTTATTCAAATTGGAGGCAAAGCGGATATTCTCGTTCATCCGACCACGGTGGAGGAGATCACCAAAGTCGTTGAAATTGCAAACAGCCATCAGCTTCCGCTGACTGTCATTGGCAAAGGCTCTAACGTCATTATCAAAGATGGAGGCATCCGGGGGGTAACGATATCGCTCAGTCGTTTTGACCAAATCAAGGTTGATGGTACCCGCATCATGGCTCAGAGCGGTTCCGATATTATTGACGTATCCAGAACTGCTTTGGATTACAGTTTGACCGGGCTGGAGTTCGCCTGCGGCATCCCTGGCAGCACGGGAGGCGCTCTATATATGAATGCCGGTGCCTATGGCGGGCAGATCGCTGATGTTATCGAAAAAGCAACGGTCATTACGCGTGATGGCAGCATTGCAGTGATCCCTCGTGAAGAGATGAAGCTGAGCTATCGCAACAGTCTCTTCAAGATGGATCATTATATTATTCTGGATGCCGAATTTACGCTTAACATCGGTGACAAGGAGCAGATCTCCAGCAAGATGAAGGAGCTAACTTTCCTTAGAGAATCGAAACAGCCGCTGGAATACCCTTCTTGCGGTAGTGTGTTCAAACGTCCGGAAGGATATTTTGCCGGTAAACTGATTCAGGACTGTCAGCTGCAGGGCACGCGTATCGGAGGAGCTGAAATCTCCATGAAGCATGCAGGGTTTATCGTTAATGTGGACCATGCCACAGCCAAAGACTACGAGGACCTGATTCAGTTTATTCAGAAAAAAGTGTGGGACACGTTCCAGGTTGAATTGGAAACCGAAGTAATATTCCTTGGAGAATATTAA
- a CDS encoding nitrous oxide reductase accessory protein NosL, with translation MRNKRWILAMILLLGTVMLTACGQKYAAVPINEDVDICAVCNMQVKDDAFATQLITKDGKTLKFDDLGCMNQWKKENGTDNIGMDYVRDYNDKEWIEFNKATYVYDSSLRTPMAYGIVNFKDKASAEAFVTEQGVGKMMNADELASHEWTQNMDNMNMEGHGHGHDQDEADQGSDHDMGEGMHQEGESEEGSGSH, from the coding sequence ATGAGGAATAAACGATGGATTTTGGCGATGATACTTCTGTTAGGTACAGTAATGTTAACGGCTTGCGGCCAAAAGTATGCGGCGGTGCCGATTAACGAGGACGTGGATATCTGTGCTGTTTGTAACATGCAGGTGAAGGATGATGCGTTTGCCACACAGCTCATAACGAAGGACGGTAAAACGCTCAAATTCGATGACCTCGGCTGTATGAACCAATGGAAAAAAGAAAATGGCACCGACAATATTGGTATGGATTATGTGCGTGATTATAACGATAAAGAATGGATCGAATTTAACAAAGCAACCTATGTGTACGATTCTTCGCTGAGAACACCTATGGCCTACGGCATAGTGAACTTCAAGGATAAGGCATCTGCTGAAGCATTCGTGACGGAGCAGGGAGTAGGCAAAATGATGAACGCAGATGAACTTGCCTCTCATGAGTGGACTCAGAATATGGATAACATGAATATGGAAGGACATGGGCATGGCCACGATCAAGATGAGGCGGATCAAGGTTCGGATCATGATATGGGCGAGGGCATGCATCAAGAGGGGGAATCGGAAGAAGGATCAGGCAGCCACTGA
- a CDS encoding ABC transporter ATP-binding protein — MHKPEVSVNELGKRIKNQTIVDDITFRLGSGHVLAVCGGNGAGKSTLLSMLAGILKPTSGEIMVNNVSWSQDRKQYANQIGYMPDDYQFSQGLTAEEALLFWASLRKLPRERVREVLVMVGLDQQKHKRVTTFSKGMRQRVLFAQAMLARPALLIMDEPTNGLDPFWMQEFVHLLRDIKQEGHMVVFSTHQLEVANDIADQVLFMNQGRNVGEGTADAIREQYGSLHAAFHQRSLGIK; from the coding sequence GTGCATAAACCGGAAGTAAGCGTGAATGAACTGGGCAAACGAATTAAAAATCAAACCATTGTGGATGATATCACCTTTCGTCTGGGATCTGGTCATGTGCTCGCCGTATGCGGCGGGAACGGTGCAGGCAAAAGTACCCTGCTGAGCATGCTTGCAGGCATTCTGAAGCCAACCTCAGGGGAGATTATGGTGAATAACGTGAGCTGGTCACAGGATCGAAAACAGTATGCGAACCAGATCGGTTATATGCCGGATGATTATCAATTCAGCCAAGGACTGACAGCCGAGGAAGCTTTATTATTTTGGGCTTCTCTGCGCAAACTTCCTCGAGAGAGGGTGCGGGAAGTGTTAGTCATGGTTGGACTCGACCAGCAAAAACATAAACGCGTTACGACTTTCTCCAAAGGGATGCGGCAGCGTGTGCTGTTTGCTCAGGCGATGCTTGCGAGGCCTGCGCTTCTGATTATGGACGAGCCTACCAATGGGTTAGATCCCTTCTGGATGCAGGAGTTTGTGCATTTGCTGCGAGATATCAAGCAGGAAGGGCACATGGTCGTGTTCTCCACACATCAGTTGGAAGTGGCCAATGACATCGCAGATCAGGTGCTGTTTATGAATCAGGGACGGAATGTCGGGGAAGGTACTGCGGATGCCATTCGGGAGCAGTATGGTTCGCTTCATGCTGCTTTTCATCAGAGGAGTCTCGGAATAAAGTGA
- a CDS encoding ABC transporter permease: MSDMIHIARRELKMGFRNPWAYSFLVLFCTFSLSLLLLNAQNPVQGYSGATGSMLNLILYLLPLMTLFLGSFSLTSEKEDGSWQLLSTYPIGTLSFITGKYVGLAAVLLTIVAFGYGLRGLISGLLGNPVDLLTYVLFLAFSCGLVLLFLSIALLVGSLSRNRWQALTISVSIWFFAIIGWPALLLAVLGLMPYLWIKPLLVVLTFLNPAELVRLYVVIKLGGGSILGPEYYQWVTWVQQPSGSVIFIGICLLWISLSILVVYGIWERGRSRA, encoded by the coding sequence ATGTCTGATATGATACACATCGCCAGAAGAGAGTTGAAAATGGGATTTCGCAATCCTTGGGCGTATTCATTTTTAGTTCTTTTTTGCACATTCAGCCTAAGTTTATTGCTCCTCAATGCACAGAATCCGGTTCAAGGTTATTCGGGTGCAACGGGTTCCATGCTGAATCTCATTCTTTATCTTTTACCGCTGATGACGCTGTTCCTGGGTTCATTCTCTTTGACCTCTGAGAAGGAAGACGGCAGCTGGCAGCTTCTATCGACTTATCCCATAGGTACGTTATCCTTCATTACAGGTAAATATGTTGGACTGGCAGCCGTACTGCTGACGATTGTGGCCTTTGGGTACGGACTGAGGGGATTGATCAGCGGGCTGCTTGGCAATCCGGTGGATCTGCTGACCTATGTTCTGTTCCTGGCTTTTTCCTGCGGGCTTGTCCTGTTATTTCTAAGTATAGCGCTGCTCGTTGGCTCGTTATCACGCAATCGCTGGCAGGCTTTGACGATTTCCGTATCGATCTGGTTCTTCGCCATTATTGGCTGGCCTGCATTATTACTTGCGGTATTAGGACTCATGCCTTATCTGTGGATCAAACCGCTTCTTGTCGTACTGACCTTTCTGAACCCGGCGGAACTTGTGCGTCTGTATGTTGTGATCAAGCTTGGCGGAGGTTCTATCCTGGGACCGGAGTATTATCAATGGGTGACCTGGGTGCAGCAGCCGAGCGGCAGCGTCATATTTATCGGGATATGCCTGTTATGGATAAGCCTCTCCATCCTCGTGGTTTATGGAATATGGGAAAGGGGGCGCTCTCGTGCATAA
- the bshB2 gene encoding bacillithiol biosynthesis deacetylase BshB2, which yields MTKNAHDEHQRILVVYPHPDDEAFSVSGTLAKYINGGAHVTYACLTLGEMGRNMGIPPFANRVTLPSIRKEELIEAASAIGIQDLRMLGFHDKMVEFEDPQLLDGSIMALLEEIKPSLVFTFYPGFSVHPDHDATGAAVIRAVSRLPLEERPVVHCVAFSNNHEQHIGKPDVTVDVSEFLEQKLASIRAHRSQFQAAELLGNRKLNDEELQSRFGRERFWTYPLA from the coding sequence ATGACAAAGAATGCACATGATGAGCATCAGCGCATCCTGGTGGTTTATCCCCATCCGGACGACGAAGCATTCTCGGTATCAGGCACGTTAGCCAAATACATTAATGGTGGAGCACATGTTACATATGCTTGTCTGACCTTGGGTGAGATGGGACGCAACATGGGTATTCCGCCATTTGCAAACCGTGTGACCCTGCCATCGATCCGCAAAGAAGAGCTTATTGAAGCAGCTAGTGCAATAGGTATTCAGGATCTAAGGATGCTGGGTTTTCATGATAAAATGGTAGAGTTTGAAGATCCTCAATTGCTGGATGGCAGCATTATGGCTCTTCTGGAAGAGATTAAGCCTTCACTGGTCTTTACGTTCTATCCTGGATTCAGCGTACACCCTGATCATGATGCGACTGGAGCTGCCGTGATCAGAGCGGTCAGTCGTCTTCCGCTGGAAGAGCGTCCTGTCGTTCACTGCGTAGCTTTTTCTAATAATCATGAGCAGCATATTGGCAAGCCAGATGTAACCGTAGACGTAAGCGAGTTTTTGGAGCAAAAGCTGGCTTCCATTCGCGCTCATCGTTCGCAGTTCCAGGCAGCTGAGCTGCTTGGTAATCGCAAACTGAACGATGAAGAGCTTCAGTCTCGTTTTGGCCGTGAGCGGTTCTGGACCTATCCGTTGGCATAA
- a CDS encoding NosD domain-containing protein, whose amino-acid sequence MDEKCTGIGGVHILNVSHGRESNPNQHGSETKQIKNIWLALVGLFTFILGLLTALHTAGAAAGIRENVPLQPIIDQAPAGAVIDLEAGSYSGPVVITQPLTLVGDKSVTIVNEQDQAAVSIQSENVKLSGFTIEHNGSQPSAAVQVTGRDNEISGLTIHTKGAGLLLREAAAAVIRRNTVEWAGASTASSSQKGNGIDLYNSDNSRIEGNRIQGVLDGIYLENSRNAAVNDNRMIRTRYGIHCMYIDGSSVLNNTGEENMTGAMIMGVKKTTVSGNTFRKQSTNVHSQGMLLYDVHESRIHSNTVEGNRVGMNIAESSDNEIADNELLRNFVGIQMVLAEGNEFTHNRFISNVIDASAVDSKDNRLKQNYWDSFQGLDLNRDGVSDISYAINPFYEQLVSRNAAYQLFFQSPGMVFLSDLHSEGKSSWTTDESPQMNLGQEQPASSGSAGTNGSSLVSMIGVLLLGLSAGTMIYMGVWRK is encoded by the coding sequence ATGGACGAAAAATGTACAGGAATTGGGGGCGTACACATTCTGAATGTAAGTCATGGGAGGGAGAGCAATCCCAACCAACATGGTAGTGAAACCAAGCAAATAAAAAATATCTGGCTTGCGCTCGTCGGTTTGTTTACGTTCATACTGGGACTGCTGACTGCGCTTCATACCGCCGGGGCCGCAGCTGGAATTCGGGAGAATGTACCGCTGCAGCCGATTATAGACCAGGCGCCTGCTGGAGCGGTCATTGATCTAGAAGCTGGAAGCTACTCAGGTCCTGTTGTGATTACGCAGCCGTTAACATTGGTTGGGGATAAGTCAGTGACGATTGTGAATGAGCAGGATCAAGCTGCAGTATCGATCCAGAGCGAAAATGTGAAGCTGAGCGGATTTACAATTGAGCATAACGGCAGCCAGCCAAGTGCAGCCGTGCAGGTCACAGGAAGGGATAACGAAATATCGGGGCTTACCATTCACACCAAAGGAGCCGGATTGCTCCTGCGTGAAGCAGCCGCCGCAGTGATTCGTCGTAACACGGTTGAGTGGGCAGGAGCCAGCACCGCCTCCAGCAGTCAGAAAGGCAATGGCATCGATCTCTACAATTCCGATAACAGCCGAATTGAAGGCAATAGAATTCAGGGAGTACTCGACGGAATTTATCTGGAGAACAGCCGCAATGCTGCGGTGAACGATAACCGCATGATTCGGACAAGGTACGGCATTCACTGTATGTATATTGATGGATCGTCAGTGTTGAATAACACGGGGGAAGAGAATATGACAGGTGCCATGATCATGGGGGTCAAAAAGACCACAGTATCCGGCAATACCTTTCGCAAACAAAGCACGAATGTTCATTCCCAAGGTATGTTGTTATATGACGTGCATGAGTCCAGGATTCACAGCAATACGGTTGAAGGCAACCGTGTGGGCATGAATATCGCCGAATCCTCGGACAACGAGATCGCTGATAACGAATTGCTTCGTAATTTCGTTGGAATCCAGATGGTGCTGGCAGAGGGAAATGAATTTACGCATAATCGCTTTATTTCTAACGTCATTGATGCTTCTGCCGTGGACAGTAAGGATAACAGGTTGAAGCAAAACTACTGGGATTCGTTTCAGGGACTGGATCTGAATCGGGATGGTGTAAGCGATATTTCCTATGCGATCAATCCGTTTTATGAACAACTGGTGAGCCGCAACGCTGCATATCAGCTGTTTTTTCAATCACCAGGCATGGTTTTTCTGAGTGATCTGCATTCGGAAGGGAAGAGCAGCTGGACAACGGATGAATCACCGCAGATGAATCTCGGGCAGGAGCAGCCTGCATCATCTGGATCAGCCGGGACAAACGGTTCAAGTCTGGTTTCAATGATCGGTGTACTTTTACTCGGTTTATCTGCAGGTACGATGATTTATATGGGGGTATGGAGAAAATGA